A region of Planococcus sp. MSAK28401 DNA encodes the following proteins:
- a CDS encoding universal stress protein, which translates to MYQHVLVAIDGSDHSKRAARHAIQLVKGTPLAQVTIICAVDYGKSERESNRGLTSEQIATAAREYMAPFEDIFRQAGIRVKSVIVHGAPGPAIVSHANEHPYDIVIIGSRGLNPVQEFVLGSVSHKVAKRVKVPVLVIK; encoded by the coding sequence ATGTACCAACACGTATTGGTTGCCATCGATGGATCCGATCATTCAAAACGCGCCGCACGACATGCGATTCAACTCGTTAAAGGAACGCCTTTGGCACAAGTAACAATTATTTGTGCGGTCGATTACGGAAAATCCGAAAGGGAAAGTAATCGCGGGCTCACAAGCGAGCAAATAGCTACAGCTGCCCGCGAATATATGGCACCGTTCGAAGATATTTTTCGCCAAGCAGGTATACGTGTAAAAAGCGTCATTGTCCACGGGGCACCTGGTCCGGCCATCGTCTCCCACGCCAACGAACACCCATACGATATCGTCATCATCGGCAGCCGCGGCTTGAATCCCGTTCAGGAATTCGTGCTAGGCAGCGTTAGCCACAAAGTAGCCAAGCGCGTTAAAGTGCCGGTGTTGGTTATCAAATAA
- a CDS encoding ArsR/SmtB family transcription factor, with translation MKEMCDITKVHPEAVDRVQQHMVELDGVSALFKALADETRLKIAYALTIEPEMCVCDIAAVIGSSTATASHHLRYLRERDLAKSERKGKQIYYSLADDHVRQLVTIANEHAKEGVSVEQNLSS, from the coding sequence ATGAAAGAGATGTGCGATATTACAAAAGTCCATCCCGAAGCGGTCGATCGGGTGCAGCAGCATATGGTGGAGCTTGATGGCGTTTCGGCTTTGTTCAAAGCATTGGCAGATGAAACGCGCTTGAAGATTGCTTATGCGCTGACGATCGAGCCGGAAATGTGCGTCTGCGACATTGCCGCAGTGATCGGCTCATCGACAGCGACAGCATCCCACCATTTGCGGTATTTACGCGAACGGGATTTGGCGAAATCCGAACGCAAAGGCAAGCAGATTTATTATTCCTTGGCGGATGACCATGTGCGTCAGCTTGTGACCATCGCGAATGAACATGCGAAAGAAGGTGTTTCAGTTGAGCAAAACCTATCGTCTTGA
- a CDS encoding heavy metal translocating P-type ATPase, whose amino-acid sequence MRKKVFQLSKTYRLENLSCTSCAAKFEQNIRNLPATKHVELNFGASKLRVDGNVSIEELEKAGAFDHIRVYPEKQRVAHVPFYKRRQTVETAISFVFLIAGIIASFQLGEAHPWSIGLFGASMLIGGYRMFSTGAKNLSRLEFDMKTLMTIAIIGAVIIGEWREGAVVVFLFAISEALESFSMNKARQSIRSLMDLAPSRALIQRDGELIELETEDIRIGDVLIVKPGQKIAMDGTVLRGESAVNQAAITGESIPATKQPGDEVFAGTMNEEGALEVTVTKRVEDTTIAKIIHLVEEAQAEKAPSQQFVDRFAKYYTPAIIAVAFLVALVPGFVTGNWELWVYQGLAVLVVGCPCALVVSTPVAIVTAIGNAARQGVLIKGGIHLEETGRLQAIAFDKTGTLTKGYPEMTDVLPEEGYTPEEVVKLAASVEALSQHPLARAITKQAPELYPSERFQSLTGKGVHAEIGGTRIRVGSLKWAEEHGFHAPPAAYRLQESGKSAMAVFSSKHLFGVIGVADAIREESPAIIERLKEIGVSRTIMLTGDHPATAKAIAAEIGVTDIRAGLMPEDKLAAVKELQSKYGRVAMVGDGINDAPALAASDIGIAMGGAGTDAALETADIALMADDLEKLPYTIRLSRKTLRIIKENIIFALALKILALLLIIPGWLTLWIAIFADMGATLLVILNALRLVKVQK is encoded by the coding sequence ATGCGAAAGAAGGTGTTTCAGTTGAGCAAAACCTATCGTCTTGAAAATTTATCGTGTACAAGCTGTGCTGCGAAATTCGAACAGAATATCCGCAATCTGCCGGCAACGAAACACGTTGAACTGAACTTCGGCGCATCCAAACTGCGGGTCGATGGCAATGTGTCGATCGAAGAATTGGAAAAAGCGGGCGCCTTCGACCATATCCGCGTCTATCCGGAAAAACAACGCGTGGCCCATGTGCCATTTTATAAACGACGCCAGACGGTCGAAACGGCCATTTCGTTCGTCTTTCTCATCGCCGGCATCATCGCTTCATTCCAGCTTGGCGAGGCGCATCCATGGTCAATCGGCTTATTCGGCGCATCGATGCTGATCGGCGGCTATCGAATGTTTTCCACTGGAGCGAAAAATCTCAGTCGCTTGGAGTTCGATATGAAAACATTGATGACCATCGCGATTATCGGCGCTGTGATCATCGGCGAGTGGCGGGAAGGTGCAGTCGTCGTGTTCTTATTCGCCATCAGCGAAGCGCTGGAATCGTTCTCGATGAACAAAGCGCGCCAATCGATCCGTTCGCTCATGGACCTTGCTCCATCACGGGCATTGATCCAACGCGATGGCGAATTGATTGAATTGGAAACGGAAGACATCCGTATCGGCGATGTATTGATCGTCAAGCCCGGTCAAAAAATCGCCATGGATGGCACAGTGTTGCGCGGTGAATCGGCTGTCAACCAGGCGGCGATCACCGGTGAATCGATCCCTGCCACCAAACAGCCGGGAGATGAAGTGTTTGCCGGCACGATGAATGAAGAAGGCGCATTGGAAGTAACCGTCACAAAACGTGTGGAAGATACGACCATCGCAAAAATTATCCATCTGGTGGAAGAAGCGCAGGCGGAAAAAGCGCCATCGCAGCAATTTGTCGACCGTTTCGCGAAATATTACACGCCGGCAATTATTGCTGTCGCATTTTTGGTTGCGCTCGTTCCGGGATTTGTTACGGGAAATTGGGAGCTGTGGGTGTACCAAGGCCTGGCCGTGCTCGTTGTCGGCTGCCCATGCGCGCTCGTGGTATCGACGCCTGTCGCGATTGTCACGGCAATTGGCAATGCGGCAAGACAGGGTGTACTTATTAAAGGCGGTATCCATTTAGAAGAAACAGGGCGCCTACAGGCTATCGCGTTCGACAAAACCGGCACCTTGACGAAAGGTTATCCGGAAATGACCGATGTGTTGCCGGAAGAAGGTTATACGCCTGAGGAAGTGGTTAAGCTCGCGGCGTCCGTCGAAGCCTTATCACAGCATCCGCTCGCCCGTGCCATCACGAAACAAGCGCCCGAACTATACCCATCCGAACGTTTCCAGTCCTTGACCGGTAAAGGTGTGCATGCAGAAATCGGCGGCACGCGCATCCGTGTCGGCAGCTTAAAATGGGCTGAGGAGCACGGGTTCCATGCACCGCCAGCCGCTTATCGCCTGCAGGAAAGCGGAAAATCCGCGATGGCGGTATTTTCCAGCAAGCATTTATTCGGGGTAATCGGCGTTGCGGACGCCATTCGAGAAGAAAGCCCGGCGATTATCGAGCGCTTGAAGGAGATCGGTGTCAGTCGCACGATCATGCTGACAGGGGATCACCCGGCAACAGCTAAAGCCATTGCTGCGGAAATCGGTGTGACGGATATCCGTGCCGGATTGATGCCTGAAGATAAATTAGCAGCTGTTAAGGAGCTGCAGTCAAAATATGGACGCGTGGCGATGGTCGGCGACGGCATCAACGACGCACCGGCACTCGCGGCGTCCGATATCGGCATAGCCATGGGCGGGGCCGGAACGGACGCAGCGCTCGAGACAGCGGATATCGCCTTGATGGCGGATGATTTGGAGAAACTTCCATATACTATTCGACTAAGCAGAAAAACTTTGCGTATAATAAAGGAAAATATCATCTTTGCACTGGCACTGAAAATCTTGGCTCTGCTCTTGATCATTCCAGGCTGGCTCACGTTATGGATCGCAATCTTTGCGGATATGGGAGCTACGCTATTGGTCATCTTGAATGCATTGCGCTTGGTGAAAGTCCAGAAGTAA
- a CDS encoding GNAT family N-acetyltransferase, with product MKLTEWTMEEHEKLIEFMTTNSWPYHGHEHPVRALIEKTIVEGGYKSDQVKTFWIENDEGEQVGLVKIFDLQDEIPLFDLRIADSYRGQGYGPKALRMIADFVFSLPEKKIRLEGHTRHDNFAMRKAFERTGFVKEAHLRQAWFSPKQNRYHDAVTYGMTREDWEAGVTTPVMWDDAVKAPADPPFNPLLLEFPETFESERLVIRAPKREDAVLSFEAVRHSLEALRPWMPFAQHEPNLAEMTANLIQAETDFMLRKDLRLHFFDKNSGQFIGSSGLHRIDWEVRKFEIGYWVDSRFEGKGYVTEAVERITRFAFEELQANRVEIRCDPDNVRSRAVAERLGFELEGILRKDSLSRHDGKIRDTCVYAKVRA from the coding sequence TTGAAGTTAACAGAATGGACCATGGAAGAGCACGAGAAATTGATCGAGTTTATGACGACCAACTCATGGCCTTATCATGGCCACGAACACCCGGTGCGCGCCTTGATCGAAAAGACGATCGTAGAAGGCGGCTATAAATCGGATCAGGTCAAGACCTTTTGGATTGAAAACGACGAAGGCGAACAAGTGGGCCTGGTGAAAATCTTTGACCTGCAGGATGAGATTCCGCTGTTCGATTTGCGGATCGCCGATTCCTACCGCGGGCAGGGCTATGGCCCGAAAGCGCTGCGCATGATCGCCGATTTCGTCTTTTCCTTGCCGGAGAAGAAAATCCGCCTGGAAGGCCATACGCGCCACGATAATTTTGCGATGCGCAAAGCGTTCGAACGAACTGGTTTCGTGAAGGAAGCGCATTTACGCCAAGCGTGGTTTTCGCCGAAACAAAACCGTTATCACGACGCGGTAACTTACGGTATGACTCGCGAAGACTGGGAAGCTGGCGTAACGACGCCAGTCATGTGGGATGACGCAGTCAAAGCGCCGGCAGATCCCCCTTTCAATCCGTTGTTACTGGAGTTTCCAGAAACATTTGAATCAGAGCGTTTAGTGATCCGTGCGCCAAAAAGAGAAGATGCCGTGCTTAGTTTTGAAGCGGTGCGCCACTCATTGGAGGCATTGCGCCCGTGGATGCCGTTTGCGCAACACGAGCCGAATCTCGCGGAAATGACGGCGAATTTGATTCAAGCAGAAACAGATTTCATGTTGCGCAAAGACCTGCGGTTGCATTTCTTCGATAAGAACAGCGGGCAGTTCATCGGTTCGAGCGGCTTGCACCGCATCGACTGGGAAGTGCGCAAATTCGAAATCGGCTATTGGGTGGACAGCCGTTTTGAAGGAAAAGGCTATGTAACGGAAGCGGTAGAGCGCATCACGCGTTTTGCGTTCGAAGAGTTGCAAGCGAACCGCGTCGAAATCCGCTGCGACCCGGACAATGTCCGGAGCCGCGCAGTAGCGGAGCGTCTTGGCTTTGAACTCGAAGGCATATTGCGCAAGGATAGCCTGTCGAGACATGACGGCAAGATCCGCGATACATGCGTCTATGCGAAAGTGAGAGCATAA
- a CDS encoding lmo0937 family membrane protein produces the protein MGRILWIILVVILAVWVIGFLLDVAGGLIHILLIIAAIVLIVNLVTGRKGV, from the coding sequence ATGGGACGTATTCTTTGGATTATTTTGGTAGTAATTCTTGCGGTATGGGTGATCGGATTCTTATTAGACGTAGCAGGCGGACTTATTCACATTCTTTTGATCATCGCGGCAATCGTCTTGATCGTTAACTTAGTGACAGGCAGGAAAGGTGTTTAG
- the mntR gene encoding transcriptional regulator MntR: protein MPTPSMEDHIEIIYSLIEQKGYARVSDIAEALSVLPSSVTKMVQKLDKDGYLIYERYRGLMLTPKGQKLGKRLLQRHDLLEQFLRLIGVDEDKIYGDVEGIEHHLSWNSIDRIADLVQLLEEDKGVAEKLKKLSNEQKNS from the coding sequence TTGCCTACTCCAAGTATGGAAGACCATATTGAAATCATTTATTCATTAATAGAGCAAAAAGGATACGCGCGCGTCTCGGATATCGCCGAGGCGCTATCGGTGTTGCCGTCATCCGTGACGAAGATGGTGCAAAAACTCGATAAGGACGGCTACTTGATCTACGAACGCTACCGGGGGCTGATGCTGACGCCTAAGGGGCAGAAACTCGGCAAGCGCTTGCTGCAGCGCCATGACCTGCTTGAGCAATTTTTGCGGCTGATTGGTGTGGATGAAGATAAAATCTACGGCGATGTAGAAGGAATCGAGCATCATTTGAGCTGGAATTCCATCGACCGCATCGCTGATCTGGTCCAGTTGCTTGAAGAAGATAAAGGCGTAGCGGAAAAATTGAAGAAGTTAAGCAACGAGCAAAAAAACAGCTAA
- a CDS encoding CvfB family protein — translation MALHPGLKALLHIKDRSTSQWILSDGSGDEVTMNASEIEEGQEVGEEIEVFLYRNRQGGISATPMIPHILPSEYGWAKVLKISPREGAVVDIGTTREVYVLPADLPPVQELWPAQGDHIFMTLRTDRYGDLYGRLATEEKVLELYERAPAEVYNKDLKARAYRLLPVGSFMLSVPENYRVFVHESEREAEPRLGEEKTVRIIDVKDDGTLNGSLLPRKQERLSDDAEEILRYLENAGGQMPFTDKSSPDEIMEMFGMSKAAFKRALGRLYKERRIVQEDGWTKLLG, via the coding sequence ATGGCTTTGCATCCAGGATTGAAAGCATTATTGCACATTAAAGACCGTTCCACATCCCAGTGGATCTTATCGGATGGTTCAGGGGACGAAGTGACGATGAACGCATCAGAAATTGAAGAAGGGCAAGAGGTCGGTGAGGAGATTGAAGTCTTCTTGTACCGCAACCGGCAAGGTGGCATCTCTGCCACACCGATGATCCCGCATATTTTGCCGAGTGAATACGGCTGGGCGAAAGTATTGAAAATTTCTCCGCGCGAAGGCGCAGTCGTCGATATCGGCACGACACGCGAAGTTTACGTCCTACCGGCTGACTTGCCGCCGGTGCAGGAGTTATGGCCGGCGCAGGGCGACCATATTTTCATGACGCTTCGGACAGACCGCTATGGTGATCTTTACGGGCGCCTGGCGACAGAAGAAAAGGTGCTGGAACTTTACGAGCGGGCGCCTGCTGAAGTTTATAACAAAGATTTGAAAGCACGCGCTTACCGCTTGCTGCCAGTCGGTTCATTCATGTTATCGGTGCCAGAAAACTATCGTGTCTTCGTCCATGAATCAGAGCGTGAAGCAGAACCGCGCCTCGGCGAAGAAAAAACGGTGCGCATCATCGATGTGAAAGACGACGGCACGCTCAACGGGTCTCTTTTGCCGCGCAAACAGGAACGCCTATCGGACGATGCGGAAGAAATTTTGCGCTACCTGGAAAATGCAGGCGGCCAAATGCCTTTTACCGATAAATCGTCGCCCGATGAAATCATGGAAATGTTCGGCATGAGCAAAGCCGCATTCAAGCGTGCACTCGGCAGGCTTTACAAAGAACGCCGCATCGTGCAAGAAGACGGTTGGACAAAATTGCTTGGCTAA
- a CDS encoding DUF1002 domain-containing protein, producing the protein MKKIMILATLMMAFALAFAGAASANVGINEKFGLPIVVYGGDLSADEKAQVAESLDVAGEAEVEEIEVTGQDLVTYITDGDARARMYSSAKITRTEEGEGLVIEIATPDNITQVTTDMYANAMLTAGIENATVEVAAPKAVTGHSALVGIYKAYEVNGEQLDPERTDVANDELSVATELSEGGVDQEKVSELLTEIKKQIAEQNPATREDVEQIVEEQLSRLQIELSPEDRQLLVDLMDRIRQLDIDFSKWSTELEDLSKTISDKIDTVVNDEGFWESVKQFFRDLANTVRGWFN; encoded by the coding sequence ATGAAAAAAATAATGATACTTGCCACATTAATGATGGCTTTCGCATTGGCTTTTGCCGGTGCGGCATCCGCAAATGTCGGAATAAATGAGAAATTTGGCTTGCCAATCGTCGTTTACGGAGGCGATTTATCCGCAGATGAAAAGGCGCAAGTTGCTGAAAGCCTGGACGTTGCTGGAGAAGCGGAAGTGGAAGAAATTGAAGTAACCGGGCAGGACCTAGTCACATACATTACGGACGGGGACGCGCGGGCACGCATGTATTCTTCTGCTAAAATCACCCGCACAGAAGAAGGTGAAGGGCTGGTCATTGAAATCGCCACGCCGGATAATATCACCCAAGTGACAACGGATATGTACGCCAACGCCATGCTGACGGCAGGCATTGAAAATGCCACCGTAGAAGTGGCTGCACCGAAAGCGGTAACTGGGCATTCTGCACTTGTCGGGATCTACAAAGCCTATGAAGTCAACGGGGAGCAGCTCGATCCTGAACGGACAGATGTTGCCAATGACGAATTATCCGTGGCGACAGAATTGTCTGAAGGCGGCGTCGACCAGGAAAAAGTCAGCGAATTATTGACAGAAATCAAAAAGCAGATCGCTGAACAGAATCCGGCAACACGTGAAGATGTCGAACAGATCGTTGAAGAGCAATTGAGCCGCCTGCAGATTGAATTGAGCCCTGAAGATCGCCAATTGCTGGTCGATTTGATGGACCGCATCCGCCAGCTCGATATCGATTTCTCGAAATGGTCGACTGAATTGGAAGACTTGAGCAAGACGATCAGTGATAAAATCGATACCGTCGTCAATGACGAGGGGTTCTGGGAAAGTGTGAAACAATTTTTCCGTGATTTGGCTAATACCGTTCGCGGCTGGTTCAACTAA
- a CDS encoding ring-cleaving dioxygenase, whose product MQVAGIHHVSAITANADKNHDFFTRILGMRLVKKSVNQDNPSSYHLFYADAVGTPGTDMTYFDIPMAGRTYPGVTAISNTGFRIPSSEALDYWLERFREFSVPYGEKTQRFGRDTVEFQDFEGSRLMLVVDQGEGIPFGKPWTKASVPEEFAIRGLGPVRLTVRKAERTAKVLTDILGFSKAGAYAPEVEGQPEIIVFTTGEGGPGGEIHLEERSDLPPERPGRGSVHHVAFRVKTYKEYHQWNEYLRANGFQTSGEVDRYYFKAIYFREPSGILFELSTDEPGFATDENADELGEGLALPPFLEPRRKEIEDSLRPLKINR is encoded by the coding sequence ATGCAAGTTGCAGGCATTCACCACGTTTCAGCAATTACAGCCAACGCAGATAAAAACCATGACTTCTTCACGCGCATTCTTGGGATGCGCCTTGTCAAAAAAAGCGTCAACCAAGATAACCCGTCTTCCTATCATTTGTTTTATGCAGACGCAGTAGGGACACCGGGAACCGATATGACTTATTTTGATATCCCGATGGCAGGCAGAACCTATCCAGGCGTCACTGCCATCAGTAACACCGGATTTCGTATCCCATCAAGCGAGGCACTTGATTACTGGTTGGAGCGTTTCCGTGAGTTCAGCGTCCCATACGGCGAAAAAACCCAGCGTTTTGGCCGGGATACTGTGGAATTCCAGGACTTTGAAGGATCGCGCCTGATGTTAGTCGTCGATCAAGGAGAGGGCATCCCATTTGGCAAACCTTGGACAAAAGCGAGCGTTCCGGAAGAGTTCGCGATCCGCGGGCTTGGGCCAGTCAGGCTGACAGTGCGTAAAGCGGAGCGTACAGCTAAGGTGTTGACGGATATTCTCGGGTTTTCAAAAGCCGGTGCCTATGCGCCGGAAGTGGAAGGTCAACCAGAAATAATCGTCTTTACGACAGGAGAAGGCGGACCTGGCGGCGAAATACATTTAGAGGAGCGCTCAGATCTTCCGCCGGAGCGTCCCGGCCGGGGAAGCGTCCATCACGTAGCGTTCCGTGTGAAAACTTACAAAGAGTATCATCAATGGAACGAATATTTGCGTGCCAACGGTTTCCAAACGTCCGGTGAAGTGGACCGTTATTATTTTAAAGCGATTTACTTCCGTGAGCCGAGCGGGATCCTGTTTGAGTTATCGACAGATGAGCCTGGCTTTGCGACTGATGAAAATGCAGACGAACTTGGCGAAGGTTTGGCCTTGCCGCCATTTCTTGAGCCGAGACGCAAGGAAATCGAAGACTCTCTCCGTCCGTTGAAGATCAACCGCTAA
- a CDS encoding GNAT family N-acetyltransferase — protein MELKFTELGHDEFAFRETNGETVKAEITWTQMADLMVVEYTYVEESLRNQGLAKELVDHAAAYARENQFKMQPVCSYVAEVFERSDEYNDVKA, from the coding sequence ATGGAATTGAAATTTACAGAACTTGGGCATGATGAATTCGCTTTTCGCGAAACAAACGGCGAGACAGTGAAAGCTGAAATCACGTGGACGCAAATGGCTGATTTGATGGTCGTGGAATACACCTATGTCGAAGAAAGCCTGCGCAATCAAGGGCTTGCAAAAGAACTCGTCGACCACGCAGCAGCTTATGCACGTGAAAACCAGTTCAAGATGCAGCCGGTTTGTTCATATGTAGCTGAAGTGTTCGAGCGTTCGGATGAATACAACGACGTCAAAGCCTGA
- a CDS encoding DUF4064 domain-containing protein produces MNQAPENYGTIKRTGEKALGIIGSIFNVIGIILSIIVITSLSGFEGSQMQMEMQEELRNDPTLSSPEDAQMAVDTFDAIVAGFDVIGWVLVILLAISTVFAVLAITKLKSFEKANTAGIFFILAGIFAGILSLTSILFYIAAIMCFVRKPPLREDELMGRSNEPATRSDAVTREDDTPYRPL; encoded by the coding sequence ATGAATCAGGCACCGGAGAATTACGGAACCATCAAAAGGACAGGAGAAAAAGCTCTTGGCATCATCGGTTCCATTTTCAATGTAATCGGCATCATTCTATCGATTATTGTCATCACCAGCTTGAGCGGTTTTGAAGGCAGCCAGATGCAAATGGAGATGCAGGAAGAACTGCGCAATGATCCGACTTTATCAAGTCCGGAAGATGCCCAAATGGCAGTAGATACATTTGATGCCATCGTGGCAGGATTTGACGTCATTGGCTGGGTATTGGTCATTTTGCTTGCGATCAGTACGGTCTTCGCCGTTTTGGCCATCACGAAATTGAAATCATTTGAGAAAGCGAACACGGCAGGTATTTTCTTCATCCTAGCCGGGATCTTCGCCGGGATTTTATCGCTGACATCGATCCTCTTCTACATCGCTGCGATCATGTGCTTCGTGCGCAAGCCGCCGCTCCGTGAAGATGAATTGATGGGCCGCAGCAATGAACCGGCCACAAGAAGTGATGCGGTAACGCGTGAAGACGACACACCGTACCGCCCCTTGTAA
- a CDS encoding GNAT family N-acetyltransferase — protein sequence MIRTGTPADIESVREIAHISWNDTYEGIIPAPIQLKFLEQSYSTPMLEMRMERTILLLAEQDGQAVGFANFTKVDEDGDAELIAMYMKPEHQRSGFGKKLLSDGLSRLKGGQQLFVYVESKNQKGRNFYEANGFLLLEEFEELFEGHPLQTAKYVFDLSGQAQ from the coding sequence ATGATTCGCACAGGTACACCGGCAGATATCGAATCTGTACGGGAAATCGCTCACATCAGCTGGAATGATACGTACGAAGGGATCATTCCAGCTCCCATACAACTGAAGTTTTTGGAGCAATCCTACTCGACCCCAATGCTCGAAATGCGCATGGAGCGGACGATCCTCCTGCTTGCTGAACAAGACGGGCAAGCTGTGGGCTTCGCGAACTTCACGAAAGTCGATGAAGACGGCGATGCCGAATTGATCGCCATGTACATGAAGCCCGAGCACCAACGTTCAGGCTTCGGCAAGAAACTGCTGTCGGATGGCTTGTCGCGCTTAAAAGGCGGGCAGCAATTATTCGTCTACGTCGAAAGCAAAAACCAAAAAGGCCGCAACTTCTACGAAGCGAACGGCTTCCTCTTGCTCGAAGAATTTGAGGAATTGTTCGAAGGGCATCCCCTTCAGACAGCCAAATACGTTTTCGACCTTTCAGGCCAAGCGCAATAA
- a CDS encoding GNAT family N-acetyltransferase gives MAWKSYQFDDFTAQALYNILKLRVEVFVVEQNCPYPELDGLDEVSTHMVYEEDGEVLAYARLVPAGKKYDAPSIGRVIVRKEARGRGLAKELLERSIRYIDEQWKEPEIQLQGQVYLKEFYGSFGFEAISEIYNEDGISHIDMKRYAAETAE, from the coding sequence ATGGCGTGGAAAAGTTATCAATTTGACGACTTCACAGCACAAGCATTATACAATATATTAAAGCTTCGTGTCGAAGTATTTGTGGTGGAACAGAATTGCCCATACCCGGAATTGGACGGGTTGGATGAAGTTTCAACCCATATGGTATATGAAGAAGACGGCGAGGTGCTTGCCTATGCCCGGCTGGTGCCGGCAGGGAAGAAATACGATGCGCCATCGATCGGCCGCGTCATCGTCCGCAAAGAGGCGCGCGGCCGTGGACTGGCAAAGGAACTCCTCGAGCGCTCGATCCGCTATATTGACGAACAATGGAAAGAACCCGAGATCCAATTGCAAGGACAAGTGTATCTGAAAGAGTTTTATGGCTCATTCGGTTTCGAAGCGATTTCAGAGATTTACAATGAGGACGGCATTTCGCATATCGACATGAAGCGATATGCGGCCGAAACAGCTGAGTGA
- a CDS encoding MFS transporter, translating to MRFFIYLIIFFAFFDLFAQLPIISPFAVSLGAGPFLAGLAVGMYSLSNTFGNIISGIFSDRKGPFAILLTGLASTSAALFIYGLAEGPYSLLAIRFLHGLAAGLTVPAAFTYLANRTDHSRRGKNAAISGAFVGLAAIIGPAYGAIYTSRGSAPETMAVTGTLIGLLAIAAFFLLRRHQVNKPVDSSSAKRQAFQWNAGLWRSFSGAFFLMFSQGVLAYMLPLKVEALGLPTQLSGLLLSAFGLSAILVFLLPINRLFDAVRPIITLIIGFAVMGTSLFALANISTEPLLYAAMCTYGFGFALLFPSINSLLIDATEPASRGRAYGYFYAFFSIGVVAGSGVTGALALTADGGFLFSGSLLLSIALANWLTLER from the coding sequence TTGCGCTTTTTCATTTATCTTATCATCTTCTTCGCGTTTTTTGATTTATTTGCCCAATTGCCAATCATCAGCCCGTTTGCCGTATCGCTCGGTGCCGGGCCATTTTTGGCAGGCCTTGCTGTCGGTATGTATTCATTATCGAATACATTCGGCAATATCATATCAGGCATCTTCTCCGACCGCAAAGGACCTTTTGCCATCTTATTGACGGGGCTTGCTTCGACAAGTGCTGCGCTGTTCATCTACGGCTTGGCAGAAGGACCTTACAGCCTTCTCGCCATCCGCTTTTTACATGGCTTAGCGGCCGGGTTGACGGTACCGGCCGCGTTCACTTATTTAGCGAACCGCACCGACCATAGCCGCCGCGGTAAAAATGCAGCAATTTCCGGCGCCTTCGTGGGGCTTGCGGCAATCATCGGCCCTGCTTACGGAGCGATTTATACAAGCCGCGGCAGCGCCCCAGAGACCATGGCCGTCACCGGCACCTTGATCGGCTTGCTCGCGATTGCTGCGTTCTTTCTATTGCGGAGGCATCAAGTGAATAAGCCAGTGGATAGTTCGTCTGCTAAACGCCAAGCTTTTCAATGGAACGCAGGGCTTTGGCGCTCTTTTTCAGGCGCATTCTTTTTGATGTTCTCACAAGGCGTGCTTGCTTATATGCTGCCACTGAAAGTGGAGGCGCTCGGGCTTCCCACTCAACTGAGCGGCTTATTGCTAAGCGCATTCGGCTTGTCTGCCATCCTGGTCTTCCTGTTGCCGATCAATCGGCTGTTCGATGCCGTGCGCCCGATCATCACTCTAATCATCGGCTTTGCCGTCATGGGCACTTCGCTGTTCGCACTCGCAAATATCTCGACAGAACCGCTGCTGTATGCGGCAATGTGTACGTACGGATTCGGTTTCGCCCTGTTGTTCCCTTCGATCAATTCCTTGTTGATCGATGCCACAGAACCCGCATCAAGAGGGCGTGCCTACGGATATTTTTATGCCTTTTTCTCCATCGGCGTCGTCGCAGGTTCCGGAGTCACCGGGGCTTTGGCACTCACTGCAGACGGCGGTTTCCTGTTCAGCGGATCGCTATTGCTGTCGATCGCTTTGGCCAATTGGCTGACGCTCGAACGCTGA